The Rissa tridactyla isolate bRisTri1 chromosome 6, bRisTri1.patW.cur.20221130, whole genome shotgun sequence DNA segment GCTTTCAAAAACATTAGCAGAAACTTGCAAGTATGATATTTGCCACTGTTTATcggggaagagaggaaaggaatttGGGGAGGAGGTGACGGAAACAAGTTTGCATCTAGCACATTGGGTAAGAAGGCCTTTGGACTGCAGCGTGTAAAATCACAGAGGAGGTGGAGGTAGCTTACTCTCCCCGATGCAGAGATGGGCTGCCtcccttttcctttgttcttcccaCACATGTAGGTGCACATGTGCACACCCCTTCCCCCAGATGTGAGCTCTGCCTTTGGGTTAGGAAAACCAAAGAGAGGCATTTGCTCCTAGTGCCTGCTTGGTTACAGGTCAGGGTCAAAGACCACCTGAGCCCACGGGTGTTACGCAAGAGGCTGTTGGTAAGGggccccaagcctgcagcatgCATCAACCCACCTCCCTACTCCCCCTCCAGTGCCGGCTTTGTACCTCAGGGGGTTGCGAAATCCCCAGGACTACATAAAGCTTCCCTGTCTGGGCACCCCGCCACTGCCAGCAACGCAACGCTTGGGCTCTCAAGAGGCTACAGGGACCAGCAGTGCCTGTAAGGGAAGCTGCTGTAGTGGGCTGGGGTGGGCCTTCACTGTGCATGCATCAGGGAAAGCTGCGCGATGCCCTGGGGACCTGTCAGGTCAGCCTTCCTCCCTTACCCGCTTGTGTGACAGAGCCTGTTTCTGATGCTATTCTCTCTCTGTTTGCCGTTGCTGCAGGGACAGGATGGCCCACGCGGAGAGAGCtcttccctggctgctgctgctggcactagCCTTGCTGGGCAGCAGCATGGCGGAGCGGGACTGCCGAGTAAGCAGCTTCAAAGTCAAGGAGAACTTCGACAAGACCAGggtaaattttctttctctcctggaTCTGTGATATCTTGCCTAACTCCTCTTCCCAGGCTACAAAATCTGGCATTCAGGAGTACCAGTGTgttcatattttcatttaaagtcaCAGACTTGCAATACTGAGAAACAGCAGAAGTGTGTGATGTTGCCCATACCTCCACAGATTCCGGATCCTTGATGCATCTGATAAAGGAATACTGCAGAACCTGAGGTTTAGCAGACTGGTCTCAAACCGTATGGTCTAAACAGAAAAGGAATGTAATGACTTGGTTGTTTCTACGAAAAATTAATACTCTGGTGTTTTCAGACAtcattgcaaggaaaaaaacatttatacatAGGTCTGTCAGGATCTGCCAGTTGTTATCCTCTTCCCACCAAAGTTTGTAGTCTAAATACTAAAGAACTGCAGATACAAATAAGATGCCAAAAAAAAGTCAATTCTTTCACAAACCCTGGCTGAACTAGGACATATTGGTGGGTTTAAGCTGTTGTAACAGCTAGGTTTGTTTCTTAGGTACCACTTTGAGGCATGATGTCAAAGATCTGCATGTCTTCCCCTCTGTCACCTCCCCTAGTTTGTAGTATCTGTTTGTAATGTTTTCCATACTTCTGTGCCTAACTGCAGCCTTTCTTATTTCCTTGCAGTACAGCGGCACCTGGTATGCCATGGCAAAAAAAGATCCTGAGGGGCTGTTTCTGCAGGACAACGTGATAGCCCAGTTCACTGTCGATGAGAATGGACAAATGAGTGCCACTGCAAAGGGCAGAGTCAGACTCTTCAAGTGAGTTGTTTGCGGTCTTCCTCTTGTTCCATTTCACTTAGCTTCTGCTTCACTTACTGGTGCTCTAATCCTACCTGCTGTCCCTGTGCTAGTCATACAGTCACACTGAATCTGTGCTGTTAGGTTTGAAtatgatgttttctttctctctggctACAGTAACTGGGATGTCTGTGCTGACATGATTGGTTCTTTCACTGACACAGAGGATCCTGCCAAGTTCAAGATGAAGTACTGGGGTGTTGcctcttttctgcagaaaggaagtGAGTACTTAGCTATAGAAGATGCAGAGCTACTTGGGAGTCCAGTTATATCGTACGCCCATGCTGGGGAAGGAAAATGCAGTGTTGAATTTCTTCAACACACCTAAAACACATAATAACTATCATACAGGAAAGCCTTAATGTGAACAAGGTAATCACTAATTTTTATATGGAACAGCTGGTTGGCTTTCTTTAAACAAGTGAAGAGCAGGCCTTTGGatatctttgtatttcttttgtttgttacCCAACAATATAGACAAAGGTCACTgtttagaaagaaatgaaaggcagagaaagaatttTAAGTCTTGTTTTAGTTCACAACTCTGTTACTGGGTGCTTCTGTTCTCTCTGAAAAGTCTAACATCAGACTTGGTCGAGCAGGGAAGAGGATTTTGCAATTGTTATTTTGCTTGGTCTGATGTCTGCAAATGTAAAGATTTATCtgttttaagaaacaaatatGATCCagcatatatatattcatattatCCTGTCATCTGTCACACCCTATGCAAAATTAGTTTATTGAGCCAAGTAGAGATTCAGATACTTGTAGCTGAAGACATTTCCATGGATTGTTTCCAAGAGAAGCAGGTGGAATTTGGAAGTGGTTGTAGTTCCATTCTCTCCAAAAACACATTTACAAAGAATGCTTTGGATGCCAATTGCTCTTGAATTGTTGCTGAATCCCCTCACAGCGTGCTGCTGAATCATGTTTTCATGGATACTTGAGATTGCTGGCTGACCACAGGCTCTCCCTTTCTAAAAACTGTGGTCCCCACccataggagagatggggaagagaACATACAGTGTTGCCTTCATCAGAGCAGACATAATACAAGGGAGAATCTTTTGCTCCAGGAGAGGAGGGTGCAGAGATAATGCTTTTTACTGCAAATACCTAGGTTCACTTCTGTTAGCACAGGGTGTCTGTGTGACCAGGTATTTATCAGATTACCTAGCTAAATAGTTAAGAATTCTCTGAAATTGTCACTGTGTTTTTGAGAAGAAAGTTTATGATAGAGCTTGTAGCAAATACACTTCTAATGCACATGGCAACTGCATGATaatctttttccttaaaaatacaatttaagtaACATCCCTGATTAGGAAAATAGTTATGATTTTGAGTAATCTGCAGCATGACTAGTATGACCAAGAGCTCATTAagcttctgtatttatttttttaactattttctgTCTGACTGTTCCCCTTTTTTGGTTAAAATAAGAAACCTTTCTTGGTAGCTACTGTAATACACAgttcttttttgtgtttattgCCACATTTTATAATGATGTTCAGCCATGGATTTACAAGGCATTTATTAGCACTTCACTTTGCTCTTGTTCTGTGCCCATGTTAGAGGTGAAGCAGTGGTGCCAatcatttcctcttctctccattACTGTCCCTGATATAGACGCTTatattctttttctaaagaaaaaccaaaactccCCCCAAAACCTTGAATTAAATACTGGACACAGGAATAAAGTAAGAACTAATCTGTTATCATCTATACCAGTCTTCACCgtattattttctttacagagtTATGGCAGCAATCTCTTTAGATTTACTGGATTTTACTTGTGTTTCTAACACCTTTGCTTCTTTGCTATGATGTCTTCCAGATGATGATCACTGGGTAGTGGACACAGATTATGATACTTATGCTCTTCATTACTCCTGCCGCCAACTAAATGAAGATGGTACTTGTGCTGATAGCTATTCCTTTGTGTTCTCCCGGGACCCCAAGGGATTGCCTCCGGAGGCACAGAAAATTATCAGACAAAGGCAGATAGACCTCTGCTTggacagaaaatacagaattattgTTCATAACggtaagaacattttttttccaaataattttatttcagggTTTAATGACTAAAGCACTGGGACTCCCTTCCTCATTAAATAGCAAGTGCATGAAGTCTTTTACTTTGTGGCTGTAATAGTGTCTTTTGAAAGCTGGAGCTTGTATTAAGTTATTTCCAACTTTTACTTCCCTTATCTGAAGGAGAGTTAAGGTGTATAGCTTTTTAAGTGGCATATCACATCAGCTGAAACAATAATTACAGGAAGTTGTAAAACAATTAAATCAATGTAGGATGAGTAAACATAGTAAGGATAAACTTCTTAGTTGCTGTAAAGAGAAATTGTGTCTCTTTAATCAGAACTCTCTGCCTTTCTCAACAAAATAGTTGTTGAAGGGAATAGAACGTATTTTCAAAAACTTCTTTGAAAAATTCTTCATAAAAGGCTTTTAAGGAAAACCAGAAGTCTTGGAAAGGATACCTTATAGCAGGTCCTTTCTCACAGCTCTGCATGCCAACTGTTTCACAAAGGGTTGTGGAAGAGGGACATATCCCTTATACTGGAAGTATGACCCTATCTTGAGTCATACAGTCAGGCTGAGCTTGCAACACAGGGAAGGATACAGATTAGCTCACTTGCGCTCAAGTATATTTGAACAGGCAAAATGGTAATTTATACTACTTTAATCAATGATCTCGAAGAAAACATAATACACTTACTGATAAAGATTACACCCAGAGTAGGGAATAGTAAAGAATGAAGACGACAGATCAGAATATTTAGGACAAACAAAACAGTAGTGTACCCATCCCTACCTGGCCCTTGCATTCTGGAAGACATGCCATCTGCAGAAGACTTCACTGGTGAATCAGCTGAATGTGAACTCCCAATGTAATGCTGTGGCCAAAAGAGTTAATGTGATTCTTGGACACGTAAACCAAGGATGCAAAAGGTGAATTTACAGACTCATATGAGACTGTTGTGCTTGGCATAGGTCTGCTTGCTATGTCATGTTTGATGATAATCATAACTGGAAAGGGTACTGAGGATGAACTGGAAGTttcaaagagcagagaaaatgacTGAAAGTTTGTAAAACGTGTCCTCTAGTGAGTACTTCAAAGACCTTGATCTTTTCTTATCAGAAAGAAGTTAAAGGCTGACCTGAGTAAGGTCTATACTTGCCCACACAAGCAATAGGAATTGGATAATAAGGGACTTGCAAACACaggaataataaattaaaatggatGGAACTTTAAACTGGACacattcaaagcagaaataaataatcATTTGTTTAACTCCAAAGGTCATTAACCTTTGGAACAGTTTACCAAGACCTGTTGTGTGCTCTTCATCACTGAAATCTGT contains these protein-coding regions:
- the RBP4 gene encoding retinol-binding protein 4 — protein: MAHAERALPWLLLLALALLGSSMAERDCRVSSFKVKENFDKTRYSGTWYAMAKKDPEGLFLQDNVIAQFTVDENGQMSATAKGRVRLFNNWDVCADMIGSFTDTEDPAKFKMKYWGVASFLQKGNDDHWVVDTDYDTYALHYSCRQLNEDGTCADSYSFVFSRDPKGLPPEAQKIIRQRQIDLCLDRKYRIIVHNGFCS